The Castanea sativa cultivar Marrone di Chiusa Pesio chromosome 11, ASM4071231v1 genome contains a region encoding:
- the LOC142614631 gene encoding G-type lectin S-receptor-like serine/threonine-protein kinase At1g67520 isoform X1, with translation MASNQNLHSIIFLLIFSCLLTFFAEARDTLKAGDSLNSLSYLVSSKGAFTLGFFHPCINTNNSYLGIWFTNDQKKRVWVGNRNASVVNISAVLTLETTGSLKIMTQGGDAVTLSPAQVTNDSSTISATLLNSGNFVLQELYSNGTLKRLLWQSFDKPTDALLPGMKLGVNHKNRSTWSLTSWLDNVIPAPGPFSLEWDHKGHQMIIRRHGVEFWTSGVLKGYTFEFITDESKSNYNFSVVSNEDEEYLSYTNIKQGEQSAWFLSFGGKLLSFDGSYVAETENCNGYNTDGGCKRWLPRCRHHDDMFDKRSGYFKHEPDHTSSDTNTSHTLNDCKVACWNQCGCDAYTSLYDNQTGCKFWFNKGEFFQDLSGVMQPIYVLIPKPSQNYTKKSTWIGFVIGGTTALLVIFLCILYYLSRRRNVILEGENEETIDDGLRELVNSDRFTSAHGSQNDTKQGHDLRVFNYNFIMAATNCFSLENKLGEGGFGLVYKGKIPKGQEIAVKRLSRNSGQGISEFKNELILISELQHMNLVRLLGCCIHGEERMLIYEYMPNKSLDRFLFDSTKSKMLDWPKRFSIIEGIAQGLLYLHKYSRLRVIHRDLKASNILLDENMNPKISDFGMARIFQQNELEANTKRVVGTYGYMSPEYAMEGIFSVKSDVYSFGVLMLEIVSGRKNNSFSHTEHSVNLVGYAWELWKEGATLNLMDPALTDSCFEDQMLQCIHIGLLCVEDSAIDRPTMSDVISMLTNESLALPSPKKPAFSFARKAIEAHLSDKESETQSIYGLSISNIVAR, from the exons ATGGCTTCAAACCAAAACCTTCACAGCATTATTTTCCTGCTAATATTCTCATGCTTGCTTACTTTCTTTGCTGAAGCAAGGGATACTCTCAAAGCAGGCGACTCTCTCAATTCCTTAAGCTACCTAGTTTCTTCAAAAGGAGCATTTACTTTGGGGTTCTTCCACCCCTGCATCAATACCAACAACAGCTACTTAGGAATATGGTTCACCAATGATCAGAAAAAAAGAGTTTGGGTTGGCAACAGAAACGCATCTGTTGTCAACATTTCTGCTGTTCTTACTTTGGAGACCACAGGGAGCCTCAAAATTATGACGCAAGGTGGAGATGCAGTAACTCTTTCTCCTGCTCAAGTCACCAACGACAGTAGTACTATCAGTGCTACCCTATTGAATTCCGGGAACTTTGTTCTGCAAGAGTTGTACTCGAATGGAACGCTGAAAAGGCTTTTGTGGCAAAGTTTTGATAAGCCTACAGACGCTCTCCTACCTGGGATGAAATTAGGTGTCAACCACAAGAATAGAAGCACTTGGTCACTTACCTCATGGTTAGACAATGTTATCCCAGCTCCGGGGCCTTTTAGTCTTGAATGGGATCACAAGGGACACCAAATGATCATTCGGCGACACGGGGTGGAGTTTTGGACTAGTGGGGTCTTAAAAGGTTACACTTTTGAGTTTATAACAGATGAATCCAAGAGCAATTATAATTTCAGTGTTGTTTCAAATGAGGATGAAGAGTACTTGTCTTATACTAATATAAAGCAAGGTGAACAATCAGCATGGTTTCTAAGTTTTGGGGGGAAACTACTTAGCTTTGATGGATCCTATGTTGCAGAAACTGAAAACTGTAACGGATACAATACTGATGGAGGCTGCAAGAGATGGCTGCCAAGGTGTCGGCATCATGATGATATGTTTGATAAAAGATCTGGTTACTTCAAACATGAGCCAGACCATACTTCCTCGGATACTAACACGAGTCATACCCTGAATGATTGCAAGGTTGCTTGCTGGAACCAGTGTGGCTGCGATGCCTATACTTCTCTATATGATAATCAGACTGGATGCaaattttggttcaacaaaGGAGAGTTCTTTCAAGACCTCTCTGGTGTTATGCAACCTATTTATGTTCTAATACCAAAGCCTTCCCAAAATT ATACAAAGAAATCAACATGGATTGGTTTTGTCATAGGAGGAACTACTGCTCTTCTTGTAATTTTCTTATGCATCTTGTACTATCTGTCAAGAAGGAGAAATGTAATACTTGAAG GGGAGAATGAAGAAACGATTGATGATGGATTGCGTGAGTTAGTAAACTCTGATAGATTCACCAGTGCCCATGGGTCTCAAAATGATACGAAGCAGGGGCATGATTTAAGAGTTTTCAACTATAATTTCATCATGGCTGCCACAAATTGCTTCTCATTGGAAAACAAGCTTGGAGAGGGGGGCTTTGGACTTGTTTATAAA GGAAAAATTCCAAAAGGGCAAGAAATAGCTGTAAAGAGACTTTCAAGAAATTCAGGACAAGGAATTTCAGAGTTCAAAAACGAGTTGATCCTCATATCTGAACTCCAACACATGAATCTTGTTCGGCTTCTGGGTTGCTGCATTCATGGAGAAGAAAGAATGTTAATCTATGAATACATGCCAAACAAAAGCTTGGACCGCTTTCTCTTTG ATTCAACCAAGAGCAAGATGTTAGATTGGCCAAAACGTTTCAGCATTATTGAAGGAATTGCTCAAGGATTGCTCTACCTCCACAAGTATTCAAGATTGAGAGTAATCCATAGAGATTTAAAAGCTAGTAATATACTCCTTGATGAAAATATGAACCCCAAAATCTCTGATTTTGGTATGGCaagaatttttcaacaaaatgaaTTAGAAGCAAATACCAAAAGGGTTGTGGGGACATA TGGATACATGTCCCCTGAGTATGCCATGGAGGGAATTTTCTCTGTAAAATCTGATGTCTATAGTTTTGGAGTTCTAATGCTTGAAATCGTGAGTGGTAGAAAAAACAACAGCTTCTCCCACACTGAGCACTCAGTCAATCTAGTTGGATAT GCATGGGAATTATGGAAAGAAGGTGCCACATTAAACCTAATGGATCCCGCACTTACTGATTCATGTTTCGAGGATCAGATGCTTCAATGCATTCATATTGGTCTCCTATGTGTAGAAGATAGTGCAATTGATCGACCAACAATGTCAGATGTCATATCTATGTTGACAAATGAAAGTTTGGCACTACCTTCGCCTAAAAAACCTGCATTTTCTTTTGCAAGAAAAGCAATTGAAGCACATCTATCTGACAAAGAATCAGAAACTCAGTCGATATATGGGTTGTCCATTTCCA
- the LOC142614631 gene encoding G-type lectin S-receptor-like serine/threonine-protein kinase At1g67520 isoform X2: protein MASNQNLHSIIFLLIFSCLLTFFAEARDTLKAGDSLNSLSYLVSSKGAFTLGFFHPCINTNNSYLGIWFTNDQKKRVWVGNRNASVVNISAVLTLETTGSLKIMTQGGDAVTLSPAQVTNDSSTISATLLNSGNFVLQELYSNGTLKRLLWQSFDKPTDALLPGMKLGVNHKNRSTWSLTSWLDNVIPAPGPFSLEWDHKGHQMIIRRHGVEFWTSGVLKGYTFEFITDESKSNYNFSVVSNEDEEYLSYTNIKQGEQSAWFLSFGGKLLSFDGSYVAETENCNGYNTDGGCKRWLPRCRHHDDMFDKRSGYFKHEPDHTSSDTNTSHTLNDCKVACWNQCGCDAYTSLYDNQTGCKFWFNKGEFFQDLSGVMQPIYVLIPKPSQNWENEETIDDGLRELVNSDRFTSAHGSQNDTKQGHDLRVFNYNFIMAATNCFSLENKLGEGGFGLVYKGKIPKGQEIAVKRLSRNSGQGISEFKNELILISELQHMNLVRLLGCCIHGEERMLIYEYMPNKSLDRFLFDSTKSKMLDWPKRFSIIEGIAQGLLYLHKYSRLRVIHRDLKASNILLDENMNPKISDFGMARIFQQNELEANTKRVVGTYGYMSPEYAMEGIFSVKSDVYSFGVLMLEIVSGRKNNSFSHTEHSVNLVGYAWELWKEGATLNLMDPALTDSCFEDQMLQCIHIGLLCVEDSAIDRPTMSDVISMLTNESLALPSPKKPAFSFARKAIEAHLSDKESETQSIYGLSISNIVAR, encoded by the exons ATGGCTTCAAACCAAAACCTTCACAGCATTATTTTCCTGCTAATATTCTCATGCTTGCTTACTTTCTTTGCTGAAGCAAGGGATACTCTCAAAGCAGGCGACTCTCTCAATTCCTTAAGCTACCTAGTTTCTTCAAAAGGAGCATTTACTTTGGGGTTCTTCCACCCCTGCATCAATACCAACAACAGCTACTTAGGAATATGGTTCACCAATGATCAGAAAAAAAGAGTTTGGGTTGGCAACAGAAACGCATCTGTTGTCAACATTTCTGCTGTTCTTACTTTGGAGACCACAGGGAGCCTCAAAATTATGACGCAAGGTGGAGATGCAGTAACTCTTTCTCCTGCTCAAGTCACCAACGACAGTAGTACTATCAGTGCTACCCTATTGAATTCCGGGAACTTTGTTCTGCAAGAGTTGTACTCGAATGGAACGCTGAAAAGGCTTTTGTGGCAAAGTTTTGATAAGCCTACAGACGCTCTCCTACCTGGGATGAAATTAGGTGTCAACCACAAGAATAGAAGCACTTGGTCACTTACCTCATGGTTAGACAATGTTATCCCAGCTCCGGGGCCTTTTAGTCTTGAATGGGATCACAAGGGACACCAAATGATCATTCGGCGACACGGGGTGGAGTTTTGGACTAGTGGGGTCTTAAAAGGTTACACTTTTGAGTTTATAACAGATGAATCCAAGAGCAATTATAATTTCAGTGTTGTTTCAAATGAGGATGAAGAGTACTTGTCTTATACTAATATAAAGCAAGGTGAACAATCAGCATGGTTTCTAAGTTTTGGGGGGAAACTACTTAGCTTTGATGGATCCTATGTTGCAGAAACTGAAAACTGTAACGGATACAATACTGATGGAGGCTGCAAGAGATGGCTGCCAAGGTGTCGGCATCATGATGATATGTTTGATAAAAGATCTGGTTACTTCAAACATGAGCCAGACCATACTTCCTCGGATACTAACACGAGTCATACCCTGAATGATTGCAAGGTTGCTTGCTGGAACCAGTGTGGCTGCGATGCCTATACTTCTCTATATGATAATCAGACTGGATGCaaattttggttcaacaaaGGAGAGTTCTTTCAAGACCTCTCTGGTGTTATGCAACCTATTTATGTTCTAATACCAAAGCCTTCCCAAAATT GGGAGAATGAAGAAACGATTGATGATGGATTGCGTGAGTTAGTAAACTCTGATAGATTCACCAGTGCCCATGGGTCTCAAAATGATACGAAGCAGGGGCATGATTTAAGAGTTTTCAACTATAATTTCATCATGGCTGCCACAAATTGCTTCTCATTGGAAAACAAGCTTGGAGAGGGGGGCTTTGGACTTGTTTATAAA GGAAAAATTCCAAAAGGGCAAGAAATAGCTGTAAAGAGACTTTCAAGAAATTCAGGACAAGGAATTTCAGAGTTCAAAAACGAGTTGATCCTCATATCTGAACTCCAACACATGAATCTTGTTCGGCTTCTGGGTTGCTGCATTCATGGAGAAGAAAGAATGTTAATCTATGAATACATGCCAAACAAAAGCTTGGACCGCTTTCTCTTTG ATTCAACCAAGAGCAAGATGTTAGATTGGCCAAAACGTTTCAGCATTATTGAAGGAATTGCTCAAGGATTGCTCTACCTCCACAAGTATTCAAGATTGAGAGTAATCCATAGAGATTTAAAAGCTAGTAATATACTCCTTGATGAAAATATGAACCCCAAAATCTCTGATTTTGGTATGGCaagaatttttcaacaaaatgaaTTAGAAGCAAATACCAAAAGGGTTGTGGGGACATA TGGATACATGTCCCCTGAGTATGCCATGGAGGGAATTTTCTCTGTAAAATCTGATGTCTATAGTTTTGGAGTTCTAATGCTTGAAATCGTGAGTGGTAGAAAAAACAACAGCTTCTCCCACACTGAGCACTCAGTCAATCTAGTTGGATAT GCATGGGAATTATGGAAAGAAGGTGCCACATTAAACCTAATGGATCCCGCACTTACTGATTCATGTTTCGAGGATCAGATGCTTCAATGCATTCATATTGGTCTCCTATGTGTAGAAGATAGTGCAATTGATCGACCAACAATGTCAGATGTCATATCTATGTTGACAAATGAAAGTTTGGCACTACCTTCGCCTAAAAAACCTGCATTTTCTTTTGCAAGAAAAGCAATTGAAGCACATCTATCTGACAAAGAATCAGAAACTCAGTCGATATATGGGTTGTCCATTTCCA